In the Streptomyces sp. NBC_00525 genome, one interval contains:
- a CDS encoding PP2C family protein-serine/threonine phosphatase encodes MGKWARRWRGHGGDAGSRRFVRVLPVTMIVVGVVFDLLTPAAFTAVPIFAAAPLIAAPFFGTWSTIRIGAAALIAVAAIRVGTGALAGAVPFIEMLTVLTVAVQALVINRVVLRGNERLASARMIAETAMRAVLPVPPERIGGLQLAARYEAAQADEFVGGDLYAAADTPYGVRLVLGDVRGKGLEAVGAVAVVIGAFREAAEQEESLEGVAQRLEHALARESTRDGRLDALEEFVTAVLAEIPPGARTVRMVNCGHPDPLLLYGDGAVEALTPSEPALPLGMGLGVRAGRADEWGMPPGGTLLFYTDGLSEARDADGVFYDPAERLRGRLFPGPEELLSALADDVRLHTGGESTDDMALLAVARQAKGQPDRRRTVKIVKRDTTLSD; translated from the coding sequence GTGGGGAAGTGGGCGCGACGGTGGCGAGGGCATGGTGGCGACGCGGGCAGCCGCCGGTTCGTCCGGGTGCTTCCGGTGACCATGATCGTCGTCGGGGTGGTGTTCGACCTCCTCACCCCGGCTGCCTTCACCGCCGTCCCGATCTTCGCGGCCGCCCCGCTGATCGCCGCCCCCTTCTTCGGTACCTGGTCGACGATCCGGATCGGGGCCGCCGCGTTGATCGCCGTCGCCGCCATCCGGGTCGGCACCGGGGCGCTGGCGGGTGCGGTCCCGTTCATCGAGATGCTCACCGTGCTCACGGTGGCTGTCCAGGCCCTGGTGATCAACCGGGTCGTGCTGCGCGGCAACGAGCGCCTGGCGTCCGCCCGGATGATCGCCGAGACCGCCATGCGGGCCGTGCTGCCGGTGCCGCCTGAGCGGATCGGGGGACTCCAGTTGGCCGCGCGCTACGAGGCCGCGCAGGCGGACGAGTTCGTCGGAGGTGACCTGTACGCGGCGGCCGACACCCCGTACGGCGTGCGCCTGGTGCTCGGTGACGTACGCGGTAAGGGTCTTGAGGCAGTCGGGGCGGTGGCAGTGGTGATCGGCGCGTTCCGGGAGGCGGCCGAGCAGGAGGAGTCGCTGGAGGGGGTGGCGCAGCGGCTGGAGCATGCCTTGGCGCGTGAATCGACACGGGACGGACGCCTCGACGCGCTGGAGGAGTTCGTCACCGCCGTGCTCGCGGAGATCCCGCCGGGTGCGCGGACCGTACGGATGGTGAACTGCGGCCACCCCGACCCGCTGCTGCTGTACGGGGACGGGGCGGTGGAGGCGCTGACGCCCTCGGAGCCGGCGCTGCCGCTGGGCATGGGCCTCGGGGTGCGGGCGGGCCGCGCGGACGAGTGGGGGATGCCGCCCGGCGGGACGCTCCTGTTCTACACGGACGGCCTGTCCGAGGCGCGGGACGCGGACGGCGTCTTCTACGACCCGGCGGAGCGGTTGCGCGGGCGCCTGTTCCCCGGCCCCGAGGAGCTGCTGTCGGCGCTCGCCGACGACGTACGGCTGCACACCGGGGGCGAGTCGACGGACGACATGGCGCTGCTCGCGGTCGCCCGGCAGGCGAAGGGGCAGCCCGACCGGCGCAGGACGGTGAAGATCGTCAAGCGGGACACCACCCTGAGTGACTGA
- a CDS encoding SHOCT domain-containing protein: protein MDDYPLLNLFWTMLWFFLWVMWLFLLFRVIMDIFRSHDLSGWAKAGWLILALVLPYLGVLIYVIARGKSMGKRDIQEAKERDAAFKAYIRDAAGTDGGGGGGHRGNHVEDLSKLADLKDKGAITEDEYQRAKSKLLV, encoded by the coding sequence ATGGACGACTATCCCCTGCTCAACCTGTTCTGGACGATGCTCTGGTTCTTCCTCTGGGTCATGTGGCTCTTCCTCCTCTTCCGGGTCATCATGGACATCTTCCGCAGCCACGACCTGAGCGGCTGGGCCAAGGCGGGGTGGCTGATCCTGGCGCTGGTGCTGCCCTATCTGGGCGTGCTGATCTACGTGATCGCCCGCGGCAAGTCCATGGGCAAGCGGGACATCCAGGAGGCGAAGGAACGCGACGCGGCCTTCAAGGCGTACATCAGGGACGCGGCGGGAACGGACGGCGGCGGAGGCGGCGGCCATCGCGGCAACCACGTCGAGGACCTGTCGAAACTCGCCGATCTCAAGGACAAGGGCGCGATCACCGAGGACGAGTACCAGCGGGCGAAGTCGAAGCTCCTGGTCTGA
- a CDS encoding FHA domain-containing protein has protein sequence MYSVIIVPPSCGSVAEQLRIGSGERVAFGRACHGPGDLLIDHPGVPRNAGEITAHRTFWLLSNLSEDQTYVVENPEGAGEHVKVPPGRVEAPVPFELSRVTLPAAGDLLTFDVWAPRHAFRSVRRQGLDGVGTLPAFALDRTKRYFAVLVALCERRLRGEPNAPLPAVEEIVERLRPGWPKASRSAVYWNIDYLALKLRLRPDADTAEPGRRTHGKKESLASLALRFDLVREDDLVVLGPARAEAAR, from the coding sequence ATGTACAGCGTCATCATCGTGCCACCCTCGTGCGGCAGCGTCGCCGAACAGCTCAGGATCGGTTCGGGGGAACGCGTCGCCTTCGGCCGGGCCTGCCACGGGCCCGGCGACCTCCTCATCGACCACCCGGGCGTCCCGCGCAACGCGGGTGAGATCACGGCCCACCGGACGTTCTGGCTGCTGAGCAACCTCAGCGAGGACCAGACCTACGTCGTGGAGAACCCGGAGGGCGCCGGCGAACACGTCAAGGTGCCGCCTGGCCGGGTGGAAGCGCCCGTTCCGTTCGAGCTGTCGCGGGTGACCCTGCCCGCCGCCGGCGATCTGCTCACCTTCGACGTCTGGGCGCCCCGGCACGCCTTCCGCAGCGTGCGCCGCCAGGGCCTCGACGGCGTCGGTACGCTGCCGGCGTTCGCCCTGGACCGCACCAAACGGTACTTCGCCGTCCTCGTCGCCCTGTGCGAACGCCGGCTGCGCGGTGAGCCGAACGCCCCGCTGCCCGCCGTCGAGGAGATCGTGGAGCGGCTGCGCCCCGGCTGGCCCAAGGCCAGCCGCTCGGCGGTGTACTGGAACATCGACTACCTCGCCCTCAAGCTCCGGCTGCGGCCCGACGCGGACACCGCCGAGCCCGGCCGCCGCACCCACGGCAAGAAGGAGTCCCTGGCCTCCCTCGCCCTGCGCTTCGACCTGGTCCGCGAGGACGACCTCGTGGTGCTCGGCCCCGCGCGCGCCGAGGCCGCGCGATGA